gcacaagggggcactgggTGGCAAACGGGGTActagatggcacaatgggggcactggatggcaaacagggggcactggatggcaaacagggggcactgcCACAAGGGGCACTGGGTGGCACAagtggggcaatggatggcagaattgggcactgtggatggcactgttatctacgcactgtggatgtcactgttatggtggcagtgtggatggcactgttatgggaatactgtggatggcactgttatggccgcactgtggatggcactgttatgggggcagtgtggatgacacttatagaagcactgtggacgtcactgttatggtggcaccgTGGACTTTACTGTTTAGGGGGCGCcgtggatgacacggttatggacgcactgtggatggcactgttatggatgcactgtggatggcactgttataggggaagtgtggttgtcactgttatgggggcactgtggatgtcactgttatggggcgctgtggatgtcactgttatggggcgctgtggatgtcactgttatgagaacactgtggatgacactgttatgggaatactgtggatgtcactgttatggacgcactgtggatgacacttatgggagcactgtggacgtcactgttatgggggcaccgtggacatcactgttatgggggtgctgtggatgtcattgttatgggtgcTGAGTACAAGTtatagggctcgtgcacagaaccgtttcggttttgcggtctgcaaggtGCCGATCGActaaataaggatactgtccgtgtgtgattcacattttttttttaagtcccattgagttctatgggttttagatctgcattatgagaaccagaataagacatgttctatctttcgcagaactgacatatggatgtggaaagcgCATGGACAtcatcagtgtgttttttacatcggtatgtcagttccagtaaagacagaacatgcctgattctggtcctcaaaatgaggacctcaaatccatagaactcaatgggtctgcaaaaaatgtggatcgcaaaatggacatggtcgtgtgtataaaggtttagatacacagctcagcaggttgtatgatacaaaatggaattagatacacagcttagtaggctgtatcatagaagatgggattagatacacacttcagcaggcagtatcgcacacaacaggCTTTGTATGAGGCACACatacatgttaggattagatacagatgtgtttggacgtGCTTGccgattccagctgtttatcacactctggagatggtgagggaagagcccgtggacggtcagtgatgagtttagatacacagctcagcgggctgtatcacacaggataggattagatacagatgtgtttgggtgtgcttgctgctttcagctgtttattacactatggagatggtgagggaagagcctgtggactgtcagtaatgggatttagacactgagtGAGAAGTAGAATCATGTCTGTGTGCAGAAAGATGGACACAGGAGTTGTAGTGGGTGTAGGAGCTGCATGCAGAGCAGAGTGGGGGGCgtgtccagcctgtgactcatctctgtgcagtgcagccaggcttgtgtatcaataaagttatgtattcaacaaaacaagaaggggagaaagtaaacagatctgccaggataatgtgatgtcttccTGGGGGGGAAGGAAAGCTCAAACAtgaaaacaggtattgggggcatatgtaggcatggtgaggggtgttaggagcacataaaaagaatttagattttgggaccggacaacctctttaaaagacaattactatggcttgtctgtctccagcTAAAAAGACGGAGGGGGCAGTTCTTCaccctgcatgcctgcattaggcttcagagtaaggaggcgtgtctctcagtaatctaatcttattggctggcaggttgctcctggctacagcaaatgtgtatatgaagtgagggaaagcagttttggcctcagagaactggcagaggagccatcttgagaaggtcctcatattgtagaggtttaaacagccgtaactaagggaaaaacttaaagaaaacagtggtatgtgaaaaaactaaagattgctctatgcataatgctgcagcagcagtaacatatgcaaaattttttgattttttttatgaaaacatgacggtagtgatgagcgagcatgctcggccgaactactgttcggctcgagcttcgctatgctcggcagatccgagtgctcggtcgaataatttgggtgctcgaatacaatttaatacaatggaagtgaatgggagaaccccaggcacctcctgctcggaagagaagagggtgtctggttcataaaaataggttagaaattgatgaaaaccccatcaaaatggtttggaaacagcattaagaggatagctggatacatcttagactcctattatgtacgacatacaatagacaaccacaaaaagcctatatgccaaaagccaggtatatacaagccatccatctatccatgagacagataacagccagcataccttacaatggcagccttgtgcactatgagatattccaaaccagctctcatctgactgagaatcaGTAAAccccaaagttattttgcatctgttggatggcttgggtggacctgcacacatagataaatatcattagggcgactaaaagttttccgattgtccaaacataatattcaataacctttctatacagttttgtcatgtaaaaactaatttgcataaacatgggcatatgggaaagacatgcaaatgagcagaatctgccttgtttttcagctgtcataagactatgaaaaccaatagatggtgctattgagttataaacagcgccctctattggtttcacagtcttatgacaagacaaatattcttgtcagaagactatgaaaacaatagagggtgctgttcataactcaatagcgccatctattggtttcatagtcttctgacaagaatatttgtcttgtcataagactgtaaaaccaatagagggcgctgttcataactcaatagcgccatctattggtagtcttatgacagctgaaaaacaaggcagattctgctcatttgcatgtctttcccatatactcatgtttatgcaaattcgtttttacatgacaaaactgtatagaaaggttattgaatattatgtttggacaatcagaaaaccttttgtcgccctaatgatattgatctaggtgtgcaggtccacccaagccatccaacagatgcagaataactttgaggtttactggttctaagtcagatgagagctggtttggaatatctcatagtacaCAAgtatgtaaggtatgctgactaaacctgtcatctgtctcatggatggattgatggcttgcacatacctggcttttggcatacagcctttgtgtggttgtctattgtatgtcatacataataggagtctaagatgtatccagctatcctcttaatgctgtttccaaaccattttgatggggtttccatcaatttctaacctttttttatgaagtaGACACCCTCTTCTtttccaagcagggggtgcctggttgtctcccattgacttccattatactcgggtgcttggccgagcacacgaatatagcaatgtgttcgggccaaacacccgaatactttggtgctcgctcatcactacatgGCATTTACACTTTAAGACTTGGGGCCAGCAGACTTAGGCCATTTTCACATTGTCAGTATTGTGCATTAATATTTGTAAGTCGAAACTAGGACTGGAATCTGCAAAGAAAATAGTTGTACCTTCTGTGTGTGCTGGACcctcttctggttttggcttacaaataattATGCAAGACCATGActggaacctacagagaaaatAGTTttacctcttctgtgttttggacctgctcctggttttggcttacaaatattgGTGCAAAAAATTACCAAATGCTTCCTATGTGAAAGTGGTCTATGAAGACCCTAAACAAAGTAATGCGAAAAGGGGGACTATAGGTGAAGTGTGCAGCACAATACATTTCTTGCTATGCTACAGACAtgttaagaaaatgaaaaaaataaaataaaaatcttaataACCATATATAAGAAATACAAAAtgagatacatttataataataatagccACCCTTTATTGGCATCGAAACACACATCTTCAAAAGACAATTAATTTGGAATTGTCAGGTTAACCCATTtgctattttatatatttgcattGTAGCCTTTATTGCTTATTGTAATTACTATTAACACTTTGTAAATGATTAATCTTTGTTATttcattagtagtgttgagcgtgaatattcgcatAACTAATTTTaagcgcgaatatcggcacttcgagaatttgcgaatatttagaatatagtgctatatattcgttatatcgaacatttttcattttttccatctgaacacatgattcctccctgcttcttgcttgtgggccaatgaagtcattggcccacaagcaagaagcaggtaggaatcatgtgttcccttcaaatggaaaaaaattatgaacattctaaaaaacgtatatacagttgcaagaaaaagtatgtgaaccctttggaatgatatggatttctccacaaattggtcataaaatgtgatctgatcttcatctaagttacaacaatagacaatcacagtctgcttaaactaataaaacacaaagaattaaatgctaccatatttttattgaacagaccatgtaaacattaacagtggacgtgtaaaaagtatgtgaacccctagactaatgacatctccaagagctaattggagtgaggtgtcagccaactggagtccaatcaattagatgagattggaggtgttggttacagctgccctgccctatgaaaaaacacacaccagttctgggtttgcttttcacaagaagcattgcctgatgtgaatgatgcctctcacaaaagagctctcagaagacctacgattaagaattgttgacttgcataaagctggaaagggttataaaagtatctccaaaagccttgctgtttatcagtccacggtaagacaaattgtctataaacagagaaagttcagcactgctgctactctccctaggagtggccgtcctgtaaagatcgctgcaagagcacagcgcagactgctcaatgaggtgaagaagaatcctagagtgtcagctaaagacttacaaaagtctgtggcatatgccaacatccctgttagcgaatctacaatacgtaaaacactaaacaagaatggatttcatgggaggataccacagagtaagccactgctgtccaaaaaaacccattgctgcacgtttacagtttgcacaagagcacctggatgttccacagtaagactggcaaaatattctgtggacagatgaaaccaaagttgagttgtttggaagaaacacacaacactatgtgtgtagaaaaagaggcacagcacaccaacatcaaaacttcatcccaactgtgaagtatgatggtgggggcatcatggtttggggctgctttgctgcgtcaggacctggacagattgctatcatcgaaggaaaaatgaattcccaagtttatcaagacattttgcaggagaacttaaggccatctgtccaccagctgaagctcaacataaGATAAGTGttacaacaggacaacgacccaaagcatagaagtaaatcaacaacagaatggcttaaacagaagaaaatacgccttctggagtggcccagtcagagtcctgacctcaacccgattgagatgctgtggcatgacctcaagaaagcgattcacacagttctgtaaagaggaatggtcaagaattacccctgaccgttgtgcacgtctgatctgcaactacaggaaacgtttggttgaagttattgctgccaaaggaggttcaaccagttattaaatccaagggttcacataccttttccacctgcactgtgaatgtttacatggtgtgttcaataaaaacatggtaacattaattctttgtgtgttattagtttaagcagactgtgattgtctattgttgtgacttagatgaagatcagatcacattttatgaccaatttgtgcagaaatccatatcattccaaagggttcacatacttttgcttgCAACTGTATAGCACTAGATTGAATATAGATATtccatatagtgctatatatagttttttttagaatattcatcattttctttcatctgaagtcatgattcctcactgcttaagttgcttgtgggccaatgactcattggcccacaagcaggaagcagggaggaatcatgtgttcagatagaaaaaatgacgaatattcataaaaactaatatatagcactattctatagtgctatatattcatttttggcccacgcctgtattgagcgcgTAATATTCGATgtcgaatataacaaatatacaaaatcgggaatatatgatgaatattctacaaaatatttgtgaaatatcacgaattagaatatgacccctgccgctcatcactattcattaGTTCAGCAGGAAAAATATAATACAAAATAATGTTGCATGCGTATAGATAGGTTAGAGGTTAGCAAATAAGTATTACATTTTTGGCAGTAATTCATTAGTTGATCTTCGAACGTTTTCATTCATTGGTACTTCGTCTACCATTGCTTCATTGATACCACTTGAGTCAGTAGATGAGGGTCTTACATTGGTAGTCCTTTTGGGCATGCATAGTAACAGCAGCCACGATTTATAACCATGGCCTACAAATACATATAAGAGAGGATCCAGGCTGGTATTCAGAACAGCTAAACACAGTGTTGTAACAACAGTTTTCTGAAGAACCTCATGTAAGGTGCATATGTCTGGATGATGAACCAAGTAATTTAGGTGCACCGTTCTTTGAATATGGTATGGCAAAAAACAGACACCACAAACCAATAAAACTAAGATTATCATAGTAATTTGCTTTCTAATGGTTTTCTTCTCCATTGGCATGGTCGCAATATGTCTGATGAGCAACCCATTACACACTACAATGGCCAGAAAAGGGAGTATAAATCCAGCAACCAAGGCATAGTAGTTCATATACATGACCCTCTTCCATGCTGACATCACAGCAGGTTCAAAGCACCTTATGACATTTTCCCGGACAGTGATGCCAGAAAATAGGAAGGGCATTGTACTTAGACCTGTAAAAACCCAGACACCAGCACAGACCTTAATGGCTGTCTTAACTTTTATTGTTTCTGGGTGCACCACTGACATATAGCGGAAAATGCTCAAACAAGCCAAGAAAAGTATGCTGGAGTACATGCTGAAATAGAAAGAGAATGTAGTAACACGGCACAGTAAGTCGCCAAAAATCCAAGTCCCATCCATCTGATAGTAGGCTATCCTCAGAGGCAGGAAAAATATAAACAGAAGATCCGCCACTGCAAGGTTTAGCAGGCATATTGTTGATAGTCCTTTCTTTTTCCTGACCTTACAAAAAACATACACAGCAGCCCCATTAAAGAGCAACCCGCTGAGAAAAACTATAATGTAGACAACTGTATACACCACATGCTTATAATCATCTTCTATGGGACAAGGATGTACGGTGTCTGCTTCACTGCTGTTCATCTGGAAAGACAGAAAAGGTACATCATATTGAATGTTCTGCTAATGTCAGGCATCAAGAAGACATAGCGCTGATTGGGCTATACATAACATTGCTCATGTTTCCCATTAATCCACTGTTTAAAcatgcccttaaagggaacctgtcaccagttttatggtgtcctaactaagggcaacataaattagtgattgattctcttagcacaatgctgggtcactttcttttttttttttttttgcctgattttttatatatttttttttaatatattttattttccaaaaaaatAGTGTATAACAATCTTCTATTTCAAAATCACAAAGCAATAAAGTAGGAATACATTAATACATTAATCTAATCCTGTGCTgaatttccattttatttatacaCCCCCCTTATCCCTCcctctaccccccccccttttttctttccgCGGGACTGCCTTGTCTGCATCTTTGTCATTGTTTCCAGTTGCCAGTTGCCCCCCCTCTCCTCCACAAAGCCGCCGTATCTACATCGGCTGTCGTTATTTCCAGTTTCCCCAGATCCGTAGCCAGATTGCCCTTTTCCCTGCTGTTTGGGCTAGAATATGTTCATACTGCCTAACTCTATTCATCCACTCCAACCACTCCTGAAAACTGGGGTATTTCATGGTGCCCCAGTGTttcacaattattattttggctAGTGCGGTGCCCCGAAACCACAGTATTTGCTCAATTTTATTTTCAACTGTCTCTGGGAATGTACCCAGGATGGCGTAATCAATGCATGCCTGGTACTTCATAGGTGAGTGGTCCTGCAGTTTCCGAAATATTTTTATCCAGTATTcatttatccctgggcattcccacagcagATGTTTATAATCTCCTCTGTCTTTGTTACATTTGTAGCAGTTCTGTTTCCTATCTTTATAAAAGGTGTGCAGTAATGCTGGTGTATAATAGAGGCGGTGTATGATCTTCAAAAGGATCCATGCATGTGCGGGTGACACggtcgatcttttaatatttctatatacagtattccacatAATCGGTTCCCCTTTCCCATTTAGCCTCACCCCTAAATGTGATCGTTTTTGTGTGTTCATATTTTAACTTAACGTACATCTGTGATATGGAGGTGTTAAATGTCATATCTTGACAgaaatctaaaaaagtgttccttactatcttcaaataattcttattctccgtgtGGTATATGGCATGATGTAATTGTTCATATTGAAATTTATCCATAAATCCTAATGTGATATCTGGTAATATTTCATTTAAGGGCTTAATCAGTCCTTGATGAAAAACTTGTGCAATTAAATATATCCCATGTGTTTCCCAATATTCAGCGTGGCCTAGTTGCATAACTTGTGGTAAGTGTGCGTTCCCCCACAATGGGGTGTACTGAACTGCTTCAGATACACCCGCCATGTCTCTaatttgttgccaaatatacccaagcattctacAAAACGGGTTTATTATTGTTTTCTTCTTAAGAATACCAGTTTCAAGAATGTGAAAAAGATCCGACCATGGTCTACAATGCTCCCCAAAAAGAAGGCAGATGCATTTATTCCTccgattcctcacacaccatctcagtTGGGCAGCTAGGTAATATCCTTTTAAAAAAGGGATGGACAttccaccctcttctttatacagataCTGAATCTTAATTCTGACTCGTTTGCTGCCCCATATCAGttcgttaaccccttaaggacgcatgacgtaccagtacggcatgtttcccgagtccttaaggacccatgacgtaccggtacgtcatgtgttgttccgatcactgccgcccggccggctgtgatcggaacacggtgcctgctcaaatcattgagcaggcacctaggctaaatgcgcgggggggtcccgtgacccccccatgtcggcgatcgcaacaaaccgcaggtcaattcagacctgcggtttgttgcgatttctgcagtttctgatccccgcggtccctgaccgcgaggatcagaaactttattgtgcccaaaatctatctgtatcccccccctgcacccccgagtgattttagcccagtgggaggtgcagggggagggttgcgggcggtgcgggaggcgggcagtgcggcaggcgggatcgcgatcccccgcccgcctccccttgaaaattcattggtgttcagtgggtataccagggtgccagcacattgctggcaccctggtataaacggctgacatcggcgatgcgatgtcagctgtttaaccctttccatacagcggtccgtacggaccgctgtatggaaaatgttaacagctcagggagctccctccctttccgatcggggggctgctgtgcctttgcagccccccgatggtgaggaagagagcccccagacagccccccgacagccccgtcctcacccttccccgtctgcgaagttgtggcagacgggaaaggttcccatggcaccagaacgccgtctcaggcgtcctgctgtccatggtgctgaacagatctgtgctgaaagcatagatctgttcagtgtaagtaaaatacagtgcagtacaatatatattgtactgtaatgtattatacagacatcagacccactggatcttcaagaaccaagtgggtctgggtcaaaaaaaaagtaaaaaaaagtgaaaaaaaagtaaaaatcaaaaaacacatttatcactgattaaaaatgaaaaaaataaaattccctacacatgtttggtatcgccgcgtccgtaacgacctgatctataaaacggtcatgttactttacccgaacggtgaacgccataaaaataaaaaataaaaaactatgatgaaattgaaattttgcccaccttacttcccaaaaaaaggcaataaaagtgatcaaaaaagtcgcatgtacgccaaaattgtaacaatcaaaccgtcatctcatcccgcaaaaaatgagaccctacttaagataatcgcccaaaaactgaaagaactatggctcttagactatggaaacactaaaacatcatttttttggtttcagaaatgaaatcattgtgtagaacttacataaataaaaaaaaagtatacatattaggtatcgccgcgtccgtatcgaccgactctataaaaatatcacatgacctaacccctcaggtgaccaccgtagaaaaataaaaataaaaacggtgtaaaaaagtaattttttgtcatcttacgtcacaaaaagtgtaatagcaagcgatcaaaaagtcatgtgcacctcaaaatagtac
The sequence above is a segment of the Bufo bufo chromosome 4, aBufBuf1.1, whole genome shotgun sequence genome. Coding sequences within it:
- the LOC120997815 gene encoding cysteinyl leukotriene receptor 2-like — its product is MNSSEADTVHPCPIEDDYKHVVYTVVYIIVFLSGLLFNGAAVYVFCKVRKKKGLSTICLLNLAVADLLFIFFLPLRIAYYQMDGTWIFGDLLCRVTTFSFYFSMYSSILFLACLSIFRYMSVVHPETIKVKTAIKVCAGVWVFTGLSTMPFLFSGITVRENVIRCFEPAVMSAWKRVMYMNYYALVAGFILPFLAIVVCNGLLIRHIATMPMEKKTIRKQITMIILVLLVCGVCFLPYHIQRTVHLNYLVHHPDICTLHEVLQKTVVTTLCLAVLNTSLDPLLYVFVGHGYKSWLLLLCMPKRTTNVRPSSTDSSGINEAMVDEVPMNENVRRSTNELLPKM